A region of the bacterium genome:
CCGCCGGACCCGCCGCCCCCGACGCCTTCCTCGACGACCGGGAGGGCGTCACCGCCTGCTGGCGCCGTGCCCGCCTGCTGCCCGACGGCGACCTGCTGGCCGTCTTCGAGGGCCACGCCCTGGTGCGTCTCGACCGGGACAGCCGCCCCCGCTGGTCGTACCCCGGCCACTGCCACCACGACCTCGACGTGGGCCCCGACGGCGTGATCCACGTGCTCACCCGCGAAGCCCGCGTCGTGCCGCGCTTCCACCCGCGCAAGCCCGTGCTGCTCGACTACATCACCCACCTCGCGCCGGACGGGCACGAACTCGGCCGTCTCGACATCCTGGCCTGCTTCGAGAACTCGCCCTTCGCCTCGCACCTGGACAACGCCGGCGAGTCGGGCGACATCTTCCACACCAACACCATCGAGCTGCTCGACGGGAGCCATGCCGACCGCGTGCCCGCCTTCGCGGCCGGGAACTTCCTCGTCTCGGTGCGCGAACTCGGCGTCGTGGCCGTGATCGACCCGGCGCAGGAGGCGGTGGTGTGGGCCCTCAGCGGGCTGTGGCTCGGCCAGCACCAGCCCACGCTGCTGCCCGACGGCAACCTGCTCGTCTTCGACAACAAGGGCCACGACGGGCGCTCGAAGGTCGTCGAGATCGACCCCACCACCCAGCGGGTCGTCTGGGAGTTCGCCGACGGGCCGGACACCCCCTTCTACTCGGCCACCTGCGGCACGGGCCAGCGCCTCGCCAACGGCAACACCCTGATCACCGAGTCGGACAACGGGCGCGTCCTCGAGGTCACCACCGACGGCGCCGTCGTGTGGGAGTTCCGCAATCCCGAGCGCACCGGCGAGAACGGCCGCTACATCGCCGCGATCATGGAGATGGAGGCCCTGCCGGACGTGGCCCCGCCCGCGTGGCTCGCCGCCGGATCCGGCGCGAATGCAAGCATCCGGTGAATTTTCCGTAAAATCTTGACCCGGATTTGCGGCCCCGATAAGTTGGGCCGCGATCGCCGCGCCCGACCGCCGGAGCCGTTTCCCGGCCCCGACGCCCGCTTCCGGCCCGGCCCGCCGCTCCCCGATCCGTCCGGCCCCGCCGGGACCCGGGACACAGGAGAGTCATGACCGACCGCGCCCCGCTCAAGCCGGCCAGTCCCCTCACCACGGAGCCGTCTCCGCCCCCGAACCGGCTCCTCGGCATCGTCGCCAACATCGTCGTCCTGCTGGCCCTGCTCTACGTCTTCCTGTACGCCATCGCCCTCTTCGGCGCCGCGTTCAAGCTCGTGGGCAAGGAGTTCAGCCAGCAGCTCATCGCCACGACGAGCCATCCCGTGGTCGGCCTGATGATCGGCCTGCTGGCCACCTCGCTGATCCAGAGCTCGTCCAGCTCGACCAGCATCGTGGTGGGCATGGTGGCGGGCGGCGCGCTCACGGTGCAGGGCGCCATCCCCATCATCATGGGCGCCAACATGGGCACGACCGTCACCAACACCCTGGTGGCCATGGGCTCCATCAACCGCCGCACCGAGTTCCAGCGCGCCTTCGCGGGCGCGACCATGCACGACTTCTTCAACCTGCTGTCCATCGCCATCCTCTTCCCCATCGAGCAGGCCACCCACTACCTGGAGCGCACGGCCGGATGGCTCAGCCTGCAGCTCGTCGGCACCGAGGGGACGAAGTACCCCAACCCGATCAAGGCGATCGTCAAGCCGGCGGTGAAGGAGACCGAGCACCTGCTCATGGAGAACCTGGGCCTGGCCAAGACGGCCGCCGTGGTCGTCATGATCATCCTGGCCCTGGTCGGCATCTTCTTCGCCCTGGCCTTCCTGACCAAGGTCCTCAAGCGGCTCGTGCTGGACAAGGCCGAGGGCTCGTTCACCAAGAAGCTGAACAACAGCGGCCTGATGGCCATGTTCATGGGCCTGCTGATCACCGTCGGCGTGCAGAGCAGCTCGATCACCACGAGCCTGCTGGTGCCGCTCATCGGGGCCGGCATCGTGCCCCTCGAAGCGGCCTTCGCCGCGACCCTCGGCGCCAACATCGGCACCACCGTGACCGCCCTGCTCGCCTCGATGACGGGCTCGCCCCAGGCGGTGACGGTCGCCCTCGTCCACCTGCTGTTCAACGTCTCGGGGATCCTGATCATCTACCCCGTGGGCGCGATCAGGCGCATCCCGATCAACCTGGCCAAGGGCCTGGCGAAGAAGACGTCCGAGCGGCGCATCTTCGCCGTCGTGTACATGGTGGGCGTGTTCTTCGTCATGCCCCTGATCTTCGTGATGATCGACAAGCTGCTGAGCGCCTGACGGCGGCTCGCAACCGGAAGGATAGCCATGGGATTCGGATCCATCCTCGACGTCTTCAAGGCGGACAACTGGAGCAGCGAGATCGTCGCGCGCATCGGCAAGATGCTCGCCATCGGCCACGAGATGTACGACTACGCCAGCGCGGGCCTGCTCGAGGGCAGGCTGGAGGGCGACCCGCTGCAGCGCATCTACGAGCGCGACAAGAAGATCAACAAGATCGAGCGCAAGATCCGGCGCCGGGTCGTCGAACGCCTGTCGCTGAACAGCACGCGCGCCGACATCCCCTCGGCCCTGATCTTCATGAACGCCGTGAAGGACGGCGAACGCATCGGCGACTACGTGAAGAACCTGCACGAGGTCGGCGGCATGATGCCCGCCGGCGTCGACCGCCAGCTCTACCGCGACCGCCTGGGCCCCATCAGCGCCGCCATCTCGCAGATGTTCACCGACACGCGCGCGGCCTTCGAGAAGAGCGACGAGGCCCTCGCCGGCAAGGTCATCAAGACCGCCAAGGCCAACGGCCGCGAGTACGAGAAGCTGATCCGCGAGATCACCAACAGCGACCTGGCCACCCCCGACGCCGTCTGCATAGTCCTCATGCTCCGCTTCTACAAGCGTCTCGTGGCCCACATGGGCAACATCGCCTCCACGGTCGTCATGCCCGTCGACCTCATCGACTACTACGACGAGGACGACGAGTAGCCGCTCCCGTCGGCCGATGCACAGGAGGGTCCCCCGCCCGGGGGACCCTCCTTTTTGCCGGTACCGGCCGCGGCCGCGGTCTACCGCGCGAACTGCATGGTGTAGAGTTCCTTGTAGCGGCCGCCGGCCGCCAGGAGTTCGTCGTGGGTGCCCACCTGCACCACCTGCCCCTTCTCGAGCAGGTAGATGCGGTCGACGTTCTGGATCGTCGACAGGCGGTGGGCGATGACGATGGTCGTGCGGTCCTTCACGAGGCGGTCGATGGCCTCCTGCACGAGCTGCTCGGCCTCGGTGTCCAGGGCGCTGGTGGCCTCGTCGAGCAGCAGGATGGCCGGATTCTTCAGGATCGCCCGCGCGATGGAGATACGCTGGCGCTGCCCCCCCGAGAGCTTCAGCCCCCGGTCGCCGATCACCGTGTCGTAGCCCTCGGGCAACCGCGCGATGAACTCGTGGGCGTTGGCGGCGCGGGCCGCGGCCTCGATGTCGGCGGCGGGCACGTCGTCCAGGCCGTAGGCGATGTTGGCGCGGATCGTGTCGTGGAAGAGGATGACCTCCTGGGTGACCGTGCCCATGTTGCGCCGCAGGAAGGCCCGGTTCAGTTCCGGAATGGGCCGGCCGTCGATGCGCACCTCGCCCCGGTCCGGGTGGTAGAAGCCCGGGATCATGTCGATCATCGTGCTCTTGCCCGAGCCGCTGCTGCCCACCAGGGCCACCACCTCGCCCGGCTTCACCTCGATCGAGACGCCCCGCAGCACCGGTTCACCCGCCACGTAGGCGAAGTACACGTCGTCGAACTCGACCCGGCCGTCGATGCGATCGGGCACGAGGCCGGCGTCGCGGTCGGCCACCTCCGGCTCGGCGTCGATCACCTGGAAGATGCGGTCGGCCGCCGCCATGCCCGCCTGGATCTCGTTGTTCACGGCGCCGAGGCTCTTGATGGGGCGCACCATGGAGAAGATCATGAACAGGAAGACGATGAACAGGTCGGGCGCCATGATGCCGCCGGTGAAGATCTTCGAGCCGCCGAACCAGAGCAGGAAGAGGGCGACGATCATGCTGAGCTGCTCGGTGAGCGGCGAGCTGAGCTTCATGACGTAGTTGATGCGGAAGATCTGCCGGAACAGGTTGTCGTTCTGCCGCGTGAACTTCGCCAGCTCGAACCGCTCCATGGCGAAGGCCTTCACCACCCGGATGCCGTACACCGACTCCTGCAGGGTGCTCGTGAGGTTGGCCATCTCCTCCTGCTGGTGGTGGCTGAGCTTCCGCAGCCGCTTGCCGATGCGGATGATGATCGACAGGCTCACCGGCAGCAGCACCAGCGCCATGAGCGTCATCTGCCAGCTGATGACCAGGGCCACGATCAGGTACATGACGAGGAAGATGGGGTCCTTCACCAGCTTGGTGAAGCTGAGCCCGACGCACTGCTGGGCGATCATCACGTCGTTGGTCGCGCGGCTGATCAGCTCGCCGGCCTTGTGCTGGTGGTAGAAGCCCATGGGCATGTGGATCAGGCGCTCGTAGAGCTGCGCCCGCAGGTCGCGGATCACGGCCTGCCCCACGTACACCATGAGCACCTCCTGGATGTAGCAGGCGATGTTCTTGAGCAGGGCCGCCACGAAGAACACCAGGCAGATGCGCAGCAGGGCCTCCTGCTTGGTGCCCTTGAGCATGGTGCCGGTGACCCACTCGGAGAACATCACCTTCCAGGCCGAGATGCCCGTGAACTGGCTCTTGAGCTTCTCGTAGCGGGCCCGGCGCTCGGCATCGGTCTCCGGGGCTGCGGCCGCCGGAGTGGCCGGCGCGCCCCGGGCCACGCGGTCGGCCAGGGCGGCGCTGTCGGCGTGATCGCCCTCGTGCGAGACGTGGGCCTCGTCGGTGCGGCCCCCGGTCGCCGTCTCCGGCAGGACCAGCGGGCTGTCGGCGAAGGCGTCGCCGGACTGCTCCACCATGGCGCCGTCGTCGGTCTTGTTGAAGAGCGCCTTGAGGAAGGGCGAGATCATCCCGATGCTGAACACGCTCATGAACGAGAAGATGAGCATGAACACGACGGCGCCGACCACCTGGGTGGTGTAGGGCCGGATCATGCGGAGCATACGGAGATAGGTCGACATCGGGATCCCAGGAGCCTTTCGGCGGATGGAGGGTCCGGGCCAATGTGCAGGATCGGCCGCGGGGGGTCAAGGCCCGGGCCCGGTCGGCGCGGGGCCGGCACCGGGGGCTATTCGCCGGCCAGGGCCCCCTCGATCGCCGCGATCATCGCCGCGAACTCGGCCATCTCGAACCCCTCGGACTGGAATACGATCCGCCCGTCGGGGCCGATCAGGGTGTTGCGGGGAATGAACGCCTCGGCGTAGCGGGCGTAGGCCACGCGGTCCGGATCGACCCCGAAGGTCCAGCCCAGGCCGCGCTGGGCCACGAACGGGGCCACCACGTCGGGCGTCTCCTCCCGGGCGACCGAGACCATGACCAGCCCCCGCGGCCCGAACCGTTCCCAGACCTCCGTCTGCAGGTGGGGCATCTCCTCCTTGCAGGGCGGGCACCAGGTGGCGAACCAGTTCACCAGGACCACCCGGCCCCGGTGCTCGCCCAGGCGGAACGAACCGCCGTCGAGGGTCGCGACGGTGAAATCGGGGGCGGCCTGCCCCACCTCCGTCAGGGTGGCTTCGGCGGGCGTCGGCGCCGGCGCCGGCGCGTCGGCGGGGACCGGTTCACGGGAGCCGGCGCAGCCGGCCAGGCAGGCGAGGATCGAAACGAGCACGAAGCGGCGCATGGGCCCTCCTCGGGAACGGGGTTCGCCCGCAAATATACGCCTGCCCGGTCCCTTCGGCACGAACGGAATGGCCAGGTGGTCTGTGGTGACGAAATTTTTGTAAAGCCTGCTTGACTTTCCATGCAACCTGGATACCTTGTCGACGTAAAGCTGGCTTAACACCACCTTCACGGGGATGCTCGACTTGGGCGACACGCTGCAGAACTGGATCAAACAGCACCGGCTGAGCCAGAACCTCACCCAGGAGGATCTGGCCCGGCGGGCGGGCGTCTCGCGCCAGAGCATCATCTCCATCGAACGGGGGCGCTACGTGCCGAGCCTGCCCCTGGCCCTGCGCCTGGCGCACATCTTCCGCTGTCCGGTCGAGGATCTCTTCCGGCTGGACGACGGGGAACCGGAGACCACCGATGTTTGACGAGAGATTCATCCTCCACCGCTACAAGAGCACGAGCTTCGCGGGCATCGCCTGCGCCCTGATGGTCGCGGCCGTCTGGGCCTGGGATTTCTACCGCAACGGCGAGTTCCGCCTCGAACTGTTCGTGATCATCATCCTGACGGCCCTCATCAAGGTCGGCTTCATGACCTGGTACCGGCTGCGCGACTAGCGCGGCGTCGAAAGGAAGTCCCATGCGCACGCGATTCCTCGTCCTGATGCTCGCCCTGGCCGTCGCCGCCGGCCCGGCCGCCGCCAAGACCGTCAGCGCCACCGCGCCGGACGGCGTCTCCATCCACGCCGAGTCCGCCGGCAGCGGCCCCGCCGTGGTGCTCGTGCACGGCTGGAGCTGCGACGCCTCCTACTGGGACGCCCAGGTGGCCGACCTCGCGTCCGACCACCAGGTGGTCGCCATCGACCTGGCCGGCCACGGCCGCTCGGGCGCCGGCCGCGCCGACTACACCATGGCCGCCTTCGGCGCCGACGTCGCCGCCGTGCTCGCGGCCCTCGACCTGCACGACGCCGTGCTGGTCGGCCACAGCATGGGCGGCGCCGTCATCGTCGAGGCCGCCCTCGCGGCACCCGACCGGGTAAGGGGTCTCATCGGCGTCGACAACTTCCAGAACGTGAAGATGGTCCTCGCCGACCAGCAGATCGCCGGCTTCGTCTCGACATTCGAGTCGAACTTCAGCGCCTTCGTGCCCCAGTGGGTGGGCCGCATGTTCCCCGCCGACGCCGACAGTGCCCTGCGCGCCGACGTCGCGTCGGACATGGCCGCGGCCCCCCAGGACGTGGCCATCAGCGCCATGGCCAACCTGCTGCGCTGGTACGGCGGCCAGGCGCCGGCCCGGCTCCGGGAGCTGAAGGTCCCGCTCATGAACATCAACTCGCGCCTCGAGCCCACCCACGAGGACAGCATGCGCGAGTTCGTGCCGGGCTACCAGGCGCGCTACCTCGACGGCGTGGGCCACTTCCTCTTCCGCGAGAAGCCGGCCGCGTTCAACGCCCTGCTCCGCGAGACCCTGGCCGCGTTCGACTAGCAGGCTGTCGACGCGAAAAGGCCGCCGGATCCGGGGGATCCGGCGGCCTCGTCTTTCCGTGCGGATCCGGGCTCCGCTACTTCAGCATGATCATCTTCCGCGTCTCCGTGAAGCCGGGGGCCTCGAGACGGTAGAAGTACACGCCGCTGGCCCGGTCACGGGCCTCCCAGGTGACCGCGTGCGGCCCGACGACCATGTCGCCGTCCGCCAGCGTGTCCACCAGTTCGCCCCGCACGTTGTAGACCTTCAGGCTGACGCGACCGGGGTCGGACAGCGTGAAGCGGATCTCCGTCGAGGGGTTGAACGGGTTCGGGAAGTTCTGGCCCAACGTCGTCGCCAGGGGCACGACGCCCTGACCGAGCGCCAGCCGGTCGTCGGCGCCGCCGGCCGTCTGGCCCTGCCAGGTGATCGCATCGATGTACACGTCGTCGGCATTGCCGCTGGCGTCGCACATGAAGCGCAGGCGGGCGTTGGTCGGGTAGTTGTAGGTGTTGGGGATCTGCACCGTGACCACGTAGAACGTGTTGTTGTTGAAGTTCACGCCCCGCGCCCACGAGCCGACCGTCTGCCAGGTCGAGCCGTCGAAGTACTGCAGCCAGAAGTCCTCGTTGACCTCCATGCTCACCGCATAGAAGTAGAACTCGACCTCCATGTCGACGTAGCCGCTCACGTCCTGGCCCGCCGTGTGGTAGAAGCTCGACGCGGTGCCGCTGTTGTCCTGGATGTCCATGGCCGCGCTGCCCTGCCAGGCGTAGGTGCCGCCGGTGTAGCGGGCGCAGTCGGCCCCGCCGTCGGTGTAGCTGCCGGTGCCGCTCTCGAAGTCGTCGTACGTGATCGTGACCCACTCGCCACCGCCCACCGGATCGGTGACGGTGATGTAGTCGGTCCGCGTCAGCACGTCCGAGCCGAAGGCGTTGCTCGCCGTCAGGCTGACGGTGTAGGTGCCGGCCGTGGTGTAGGTGTGGCTCGGGTTCTGGGCCGACGAGGTGCCGCCGTCGCCGAAGGTCCACGACCAGGCGGTCGGCACGTCGGTCGAGGCGTCGGTGAACGACACGGCCAGGGGCGTGGTGCCGCTGGTCACGTCGGCCGTGAAGTCGGCCGTCGGCGCCGTGCCGCCCGGTCCGCCGGTGACGCTGATGTCGTCGAAGGCGAAGCCGTCGCTGGTCACGGGGTAGTTGTCGTACTGCTGGAACTTGACCACGAAGTTCGACGTCAGGCTCAGGCCCGCGCCCGCGGCCTCGGCGTCGAGATCCAGGACGAAGTTGTACCAGGTGTTGTTGGTGGTGCTGCCGCCGTTCAGGTCGAGGACCTTCACGAAGCTCGCGCCGCCGTTGTCGGAGAAGTACACGCCGTCCTGGGTGTGGGTCTCGTCGCCGATCTCCTTCCACCAGAACTCGAGGTCGACCTGGCTCTCGCCGGCGAGGTTGAGGCCCAGCCAGGCCTCGTTCTGGCTGTAGGCGCCGCCGCTCACGGCGTCGTCCATCAGCAGGTGATAGGCGCCGCTGTGCGGGGTCTGCGACGAGGTGACCTGGATGCGGCCCTCGACGCCCTCGTACAGGGTCCAGTACTGGTCGACGGCCCCGCCCTCGAAGCCCGTGCTGTAGGGCAGGGAGGCGTAGGTGTCGGCCGGATCGCTGACGGTGATGTAGCCGGTCTTGGTCTCGCCGTCGCTGCCCTGGGCGTTGGTCGCGGTCAGGGTGACGGTGTACGAGCCCGAGGCCGTGTACGTGTGGCTCGGATTCTGGGCGCTCGAGGTGCCGCCGTCGCCGAAGGTCCAGGCCCAGCTCGTGGGCTGGCCGGTGGACTGGTCGGTGAAGCTGACCGACAGCGGGAAGGTGCCGCTGGTCGGCGCGCCGGTGAAGGCCGCCGTCGGCGCCGTCGGCGTGGAGCCGCCGCCGCCCACGGCCGCGGCCGCGTCGACCATGCCGTAGCCCGCGTAGCGGTCCCAGCCGCTGCCCGACTCGACGCTGGTCACGTCCTGCGCCGTGTCGACCAGCTGCTGCCGGATCTGGGCCGGCGTCCAGGTCGGGTTCTTCGACTTGATCAGGGCGCACACGCCCGCCGCGTACGGCGTCGCGCAGCTCGTGCCGTTGAAGTAGCCCGAGTAGTCGCCGCTGTCGTAGCCGCCCGAGCCCATGATGTCGGTCGTGGGCAGGATCGTGGGGGCGATGATGTCCACCGCGCCCGCGGCGTCGCGGGTGTTCACGCCGTAGTTCGAGCCCCACCACCGCTCACCGTCGCAGGTGTAGCCGTTGGGGTCGGTGTTCACGCCCGGGTTCACTTCGCCGCTGCTGCTGGACGAACGCTTGCGCTCGCCGCAGGGCGAGGCGGCGCCCACGCCGATGACGTAGGTGTTGATGGCCGGGTAGCTGATGGTCGAGGCGTTCTCGTTGCCCGTGGCGGCCAGGATGGTGCACCCGGCGTTGTAGGCGTAGAGGATCGCCGTGTTGGTGGCCGTGTCGCTGCTGATGGCGGCGCCGAGGCTCATGCTGATGATGTCGGCGCCGTTGTCGGCCGCGTAGTACAGGGCGTTCTGGATCGCCGAGAAGTACATGGAACCGGCACTGTTGGCCACCTTCAGCGGCATGATCGAGGCGCCGCCGGCGATGCCCACCGCGCCGAGGCCGTTGCCATTGATGGCCGCCGCGACGCCGGCGCAGGCCGTGCCGTGGCCGGCCGAGGCGCTGTTGTCGTCGGGATTGCTGTCGTTGTCGCCGAAGTCGTAGCCGGTGACCTGGCGCAGGTCGGGGTGCCCGGCCTCGACGCCGCTGTCGATGATGGCGATGACGACCGAGCTGCTGCCCCAGCCCTGGCTGCCGTCCCAGGCGGCCTCGGCGTTGGCGTCGAACCCGAAGGTGCCGACGGTGTTGGGCAGGGTGTGCTCGTAGGTGCCGCCCCAGTCCAGGTCGTTCAGCTGGACGGTGTTGTTGTGGCCCCAGTGGTCGCTGTAGAGGGGATCGTTGGGCACCGCCGCCGGGTAGGCGATCCAGTCGAAGGACACCGCCTGCACCGACTTGTCGGCCCGGAAGCGGGCCGCGATGTCGGCCAGGTCGGCCGGACCCTCGAAGCGGTACATGAGCCAGCGGTCGACGCCCAGGTCGGCCGCCTTGCCGGCGTTCGCCACCCGGATGTACGGCCGCTCGACGGCCAGCACGCCGGCCTCGTCGGCCAGTTCGTCCAGCGACTCGAGGCCGATCTCGTTGCCGGGCGCCTGGGCGCCCTTGTCCGTCAGGGTGCCGAGCAGCGACTTGCCGGCCGCATCGGACTTGATCTGGACCAGGAGCCGGTCCGGGGCATAGGGCAGGGCGGTGACGCCCCGGTTCGTGAAACCGTCCTGCACGGGCGCGAAGGTGCGCAGCGCGGCCGTCCGGTGCGACGCGTCCAGGGCGGACTCGTCATCGGCGGCGAAGGACGGGAAGCTGAGAATGGCAGTCAACAGGATCACGAAAATGGCGAGAAGGGGTTTTCGAATCATGTCATCTCCTGCGGGTTCATATGAGGAAGGACGAGAGATTTCGTCCGGCGCGAGGCGGTCCCCGGACCGCCCGACCGGACCCCACGAGGCTACCATCGTCGCCACCGGCCAATCAAGAGTGAATCTCGCCTAAACCAATATTCTGCATACAGTTATCAAAAGTCTGGTCACGTTGCCGGGACAATTGTAGCCCCAAACGGGCCCGGCTTGTCCGATGATGCGCCGTTCGTTTGCCCACCGAACAAAAGACGCGGCCTCCCGCAGGAGGCCGCGTCCGATACGACGCCGGTGCGATGGGCCGGGCCTCAGCGCTGCACGGCCATGAACACGCTCCGCTGCTGGGTCGGCTTGAACACCCGCAGGAAGACGGGGCGATCGGTGTTCTTGCCCAGCTCCTTCTGGAAGGCCTGGAACGAATCGATCGCCACGCGCCCGACCTCCACGATGACGTCGCCCTGCTCGAGG
Encoded here:
- a CDS encoding TlpA family protein disulfide reductase yields the protein MRRFVLVSILACLAGCAGSREPVPADAPAPAPTPAEATLTEVGQAAPDFTVATLDGGSFRLGEHRGRVVLVNWFATWCPPCKEEMPHLQTEVWERFGPRGLVMVSVAREETPDVVAPFVAQRGLGWTFGVDPDRVAYARYAEAFIPRNTLIGPDGRIVFQSEGFEMAEFAAMIAAIEGALAGE
- a CDS encoding helix-turn-helix transcriptional regulator, which gives rise to MQNWIKQHRLSQNLTQEDLARRAGVSRQSIISIERGRYVPSLPLALRLAHIFRCPVEDLFRLDDGEPETTDV
- a CDS encoding PQQ-binding-like beta-propeller repeat protein, producing the protein MNGDGDRGQPGHWGVMRPGVAEAGLGGTLAATRLDAEQQAEIKRLQSIGYTGGSLPDRGSDTGTTVHLRGATAPNLRLYVSGHAPGADLIDPDGRVLHRWRCTYAEARAAGPAAPDAFLDDREGVTACWRRARLLPDGDLLAVFEGHALVRLDRDSRPRWSYPGHCHHDLDVGPDGVIHVLTREARVVPRFHPRKPVLLDYITHLAPDGHELGRLDILACFENSPFASHLDNAGESGDIFHTNTIELLDGSHADRVPAFAAGNFLVSVRELGVVAVIDPAQEAVVWALSGLWLGQHQPTLLPDGNLLVFDNKGHDGRSKVVEIDPTTQRVVWEFADGPDTPFYSATCGTGQRLANGNTLITESDNGRVLEVTTDGAVVWEFRNPERTGENGRYIAAIMEMEALPDVAPPAWLAAGSGANASIR
- a CDS encoding T9SS type A sorting domain-containing protein, which translates into the protein MDIQDNSGTASSFYHTAGQDVSGYVDMEVEFYFYAVSMEVNEDFWLQYFDGSTWQTVGSWARGVNFNNNTFYVVTVQIPNTYNYPTNARLRFMCDASGNADDVYIDAITWQGQTAGGADDRLALGQGVVPLATTLGQNFPNPFNPSTEIRFTLSDPGRVSLKVYNVRGELVDTLADGDMVVGPHAVTWEARDRASGVYFYRLEAPGFTETRKMIMLK
- a CDS encoding Na/Pi symporter translates to MTDRAPLKPASPLTTEPSPPPNRLLGIVANIVVLLALLYVFLYAIALFGAAFKLVGKEFSQQLIATTSHPVVGLMIGLLATSLIQSSSSSTSIVVGMVAGGALTVQGAIPIIMGANMGTTVTNTLVAMGSINRRTEFQRAFAGATMHDFFNLLSIAILFPIEQATHYLERTAGWLSLQLVGTEGTKYPNPIKAIVKPAVKETEHLLMENLGLAKTAAVVVMIILALVGIFFALAFLTKVLKRLVLDKAEGSFTKKLNNSGLMAMFMGLLITVGVQSSSITTSLLVPLIGAGIVPLEAAFAATLGANIGTTVTALLASMTGSPQAVTVALVHLLFNVSGILIIYPVGAIRRIPINLAKGLAKKTSERRIFAVVYMVGVFFVMPLIFVMIDKLLSA
- a CDS encoding ABC transporter ATP-binding protein, encoding MSTYLRMLRMIRPYTTQVVGAVVFMLIFSFMSVFSIGMISPFLKALFNKTDDGAMVEQSGDAFADSPLVLPETATGGRTDEAHVSHEGDHADSAALADRVARGAPATPAAAAPETDAERRARYEKLKSQFTGISAWKVMFSEWVTGTMLKGTKQEALLRICLVFFVAALLKNIACYIQEVLMVYVGQAVIRDLRAQLYERLIHMPMGFYHQHKAGELISRATNDVMIAQQCVGLSFTKLVKDPIFLVMYLIVALVISWQMTLMALVLLPVSLSIIIRIGKRLRKLSHHQQEEMANLTSTLQESVYGIRVVKAFAMERFELAKFTRQNDNLFRQIFRINYVMKLSSPLTEQLSMIVALFLLWFGGSKIFTGGIMAPDLFIVFLFMIFSMVRPIKSLGAVNNEIQAGMAAADRIFQVIDAEPEVADRDAGLVPDRIDGRVEFDDVYFAYVAGEPVLRGVSIEVKPGEVVALVGSSGSGKSTMIDMIPGFYHPDRGEVRIDGRPIPELNRAFLRRNMGTVTQEVILFHDTIRANIAYGLDDVPAADIEAAARAANAHEFIARLPEGYDTVIGDRGLKLSGGQRQRISIARAILKNPAILLLDEATSALDTEAEQLVQEAIDRLVKDRTTIVIAHRLSTIQNVDRIYLLEKGQVVQVGTHDELLAAGGRYKELYTMQFAR
- a CDS encoding alpha/beta hydrolase; translated protein: MRTRFLVLMLALAVAAGPAAAKTVSATAPDGVSIHAESAGSGPAVVLVHGWSCDASYWDAQVADLASDHQVVAIDLAGHGRSGAGRADYTMAAFGADVAAVLAALDLHDAVLVGHSMGGAVIVEAALAAPDRVRGLIGVDNFQNVKMVLADQQIAGFVSTFESNFSAFVPQWVGRMFPADADSALRADVASDMAAAPQDVAISAMANLLRWYGGQAPARLRELKVPLMNINSRLEPTHEDSMREFVPGYQARYLDGVGHFLFREKPAAFNALLRETLAAFD